From Panicum hallii strain FIL2 chromosome 2, PHallii_v3.1, whole genome shotgun sequence, a single genomic window includes:
- the LOC112883264 gene encoding uncharacterized protein LOC112883264: protein MELFERARTVRLRSHHDKYLYADEDEAHVIQDRNAASPNARWVVEPVPHSPGVLRLRSRYGRYLSASNEPFLLGVTGRKVLQTLPHRLDSSVEWVPVRDDGGGRERAHGARLRTRYGNFLRANAGLPPWRNSVTHDTPHRHAGWVVWDIEIVQALLTGPDSSASASNAGADSSPTPSYKPPSRSSSPSPAPVPTSALRPPPPPPHHREEYSAPFRAQPPPPPPGYIAPPAPGLYRLESTESFSVPLHKVEGRAIHYHIGDDDGDVSPDEEPNFLTFNGTSLEELLEMLKEETGLQDVIMCSRSPINGKLLPLRLQLPPNNAAMHIVLLRESSKVAKAFA from the exons ATGGAGTTGTTCGAGCGTGCCAGGACGGTTCGGTTGCGGAGCCACCATGACAAGTACCTGTACGCAGATGAGGACGAAGCGCATGTGATCCAGGACCGTAATGCAGCATCCCCAAACGCACGGTGGGTGGTGGAGCCGGTCCCGCACTCCCCCGGCGTGCTCCGCCTCCGCAGCCGCTACGGCCGCTACCTCTCTGCCTCCAACGAGCCCTTTCTCCTTGGCGTCACTGGCCGCAAAGTGCTCCAGACCCTGCCCCACCGCCTCGACTCCTCCGTCGAGTGGGTGCCCGTTCGCGACGATGGCGGCGGTAGAGAGCGTGCCCATGGTGCGCGCCTCCGCACCCGGTACGGCAACTTCCTTCGTGCCAACGCGGGGCTCCCACCATGGAGGAATTCCGTGACCCATGACACCCCGCACCGGCATGCTGGGTGGGTGGTCTGGGACATCGAGATCGTCCAAGCCCTCCTGACTGGACCTGACTCCTCCGCTTCTGCCTCCAACGCCGGCGCCGACTCCTCTCCCACACCATCGTACAAACCTCCCTCCCGCTCATCGTCACCGTCTCCGGCTCCCGTGCCAACATCAGCACTAAGGCCGCCACCCCCACCACCGCACCATCGGGAAGAGTACTCAGCTCCGTTTAGAGCacagcccccgccgccgccaccaggcTACATCGCGCCCCCCGCTCCTGGCCTATATAGGCTTGAG TCGACGGAATCCTTCTCGGTGCCGCTTCACAAAGTGGAGGGGCGGGCAATCCACTACCACATCGGGGACGACGACGGGGATGTGAGCCCGGACGAGGAGCCGAACTTCTTGACGTTCAATGGGACAAGCCTGGAGGAACTGCTGGAGATGCTTAAGGAGGAGACGGGGCTCCAGGATGTGATCATGTGCTCGCGTAGCCCCATCAATGGAAAGCTCCTGCCACTTCGTCTACAGCTGCCGCCAAACAACGCTGCCATGCACATTGTGCTCCTGCGGGAGTCATCAAAAG TGGCAAAAGCTTTTGCATGA
- the LOC112880769 gene encoding uncharacterized protein LOC112880769 codes for MAARPPPPLPDEIVEEILVRVPPDDPARLVRAALACKRWRRLVSGPSFRPASTPTAAAAEPYASSPPGPPAVPRADRRAGWRALDSRNGRVLLRSDSCRPWRDPAGAPALAVWDPVADELRELPALPDFPGVYAFKAAVLCAECCDHLNCRREPFVVVIVAARPAGSSAYLYTSEADAWSEPTSAPHSVLLFEGKRSAHAGNALYFVFTVITRPRILKYDLGTREMAVIHPPPMSNQHIVLMTAEGGGLGCLRIKGSGLHLWLWEADPNGDMRWAQSRVIEHETLVPEGAFVVSFDVVGFADGGGMVYLGTKDGFYIADLKSRCLRKAEGVNGMDEIMPYISFYTPGTPLLSL; via the exons AtggccgcgcggccgcccccgccgctgccGGACGAGATCGTGGAGGAGATCCTCGTCCGCGTCCCGCCGGACGACCCCGCGCGCCTCGTCCGCGCCGCCCTCGCGTGCAAGCGCTGGCGCCGCCTCGTCTCCGGCCCGAGCTTCCGCC CGGCGTCGacgccgacggcggcggcggcggaaccgTACGCTTCATCCCCGCCTGGTCCTCCCGCCGTGCCCCGCGCCGACCGCCGCGCCGGCTGGCGCGCGCTCgactcccgcaacggccgcgtcCTTCTCCGCAGCGATTCGTGCCGGCCCTGGCGCGATCCCGCCGGCGCCCCCGCTCTCGCCGTCTGGGATCCCGTCGCGGACGAGCTGCGGGAACTGCCCGCGCTGCCGGATTTCCCGGGCGTGTACGCCTTCAAAGCCGCGGTGCTCTGCGCGGAATGCTGCGACCACCTCAACTGCCGCCGCGAGCCTTTCGTCGTGGTGATTGTCGCCGCTCGCCCCGCGGGGTCGTCCGCCTACCTGTACACATCGGAAGCTGATGCCTGGAGTGAGCCGACCTCTGCTCCGCACTCTGTTTTGCTTTTCGAGGGGAAGCGTAGCGCTCATGCGGGGAACGCGCTCTACTTCGTCTTCACGGTTATCACTAGGCCTAGAATCCTCAAGTACGATTTGGGCACACGGGAAATGGCTGTGATTCACCCACCGCCTATGTCCAACCAGCACATCGTGCTCATGACTGCAGAGGGTGGTGGGCTGGGATGCCTCAGGATCAAGGGGTCCGGACTCCACCTGTGGTTGTGGGAGGCTGATCCTAATGGAGATATGAGATGGGCACAGAGCAGAGTCATAGAACACGAGACGCTGGTCCCTGAGGGTGCCTTCGTGGTGTCATTTGATGTTGTTGGCTTTGCGGACGGTGGTGGTATGGTTTACCTGGGGACTAAGGATGGATTTTACATAGCTGATTTGAAGTCCAGGTGCCTCAGGAAAGCAGAAGGGGTCAATGGCATGGATGAAATTATGCCGTACATCAGCTTCTATACTCCAGGTACACCTCTGCTGAGTCTTTGA
- the LOC112882269 gene encoding uncharacterized protein LOC112882269 gives MRPRTRAARPPPELMDDIVEEILLRIPPADPASLVRAAASCKQWWRLVSGPGFRRRWFRGIHRAPLMLGAVRSILYNGRTNVSFVPAFPFLQPRAGRRGWRALDSRDGRVLLHREQRCLREKNVLAVWNPVTDEQRELPALPGFSGICAAVLCDASAAGDNLACSSGPFLVAFIGSGHEGTCIRVYSSESDAWGEPASAWYPGYLNKEVRGVCVGNAVYFALRAITRILEYDLGTGGVTVIDPPPMSSDLVALMTAEGGGLGCATEKGCRLQMWSREVGSDGLMGWSQWKAFRLRTMKPVGCDILTLHVVGFEDGGGIIYVGTDQGSFTTDLKSGRYLRKVEGVGGSEDILPYMTCYDPVPRVASTGEGPSSAVSSA, from the exons ATGCGGCCACGCAccagggcggcgcggccgccgccggagctgATGGACGACATCGTGGAGGAGATCCTCCTCCGCATCCCGCCCGCCGACCCCGCGAGTctcgtgcgcgccgccgcctcgtgcAAGCAATGGTGGCGCCTCGTCTCCGGGCCCGGCTTCCGCCGCCGGTGGTTTCGCGGGATCCACCGTGCGCCGCTCATGCTGGGCGCCGTCCGCAGCATCCTCTACAACGGCCGCACCAACGTCAGCTTCGTCCccgccttccccttcctccagccccgcgccggccgccgcggctgGCGCGCGCTCGACTCCCGCGACGGCCGCGTGCTCCTCCACCGCGAGCAGAGGTGCCTCAGAGAAAAAAACGTCCTCGCCGTCTGGAACCCCGTCACGGACGAGCAGCGGGAACTGCCCGCCCTTCCGGGCTTCAGCGGAATTTGCGCAGCGGTCCTCTGTgacgcctccgccgccggcgacaaCCTCGCCTGCAGCTCTGGGCCCTTCCTTGTCGCCTTCATAGGTTCCGGCCATGAGGGCACATGCATCCGCGTCTACTCATCGGAATCCGATGCGTGGGGTGAGCCGGCCTCTGCTTGGTACCCTGGTTACCTTAACAAGGAAGTGCGCGGCGTCTGTGTGGGGAACGCAGTCTACTTCGCGCTCCGGGCCATCACAAGAATCCTCGAGTACGACCTCGGAACAGGGGGAGTGACTGTGATTGACCCGCCACCAATGTCAAGCGATCTCGTTGCGCTGATGACCGCAGAGGGCGGTGGTCTTGGATGCGCCACAGAGAAAGGGTGCAGACTCCAGATGTGGTCGAGGGAGGTTGGTTCAGATGGACTGATGGGATGGTCGCAATGGAAAGCCTTCAGGCTCAGGACGATGAAACCTGTTGGTTGTGACATTTTGACACTTCATGTGGTTGGCtttgaagacggcggcggcatcATCTATGTGGGGACAGATCAGGGGTCCTTCACTACTGATTTGAAGTCCGGCAGGTACCTGAGAAAAGTGGAAGGGGTCGGTGGCAGTGAGGACATTCTTCCGTACATGACCTGCTATGATCCAG TACCGAGAGTGGCCTCTACAGGTGAGGGTCCAAGCTCTGCTGTTTCAAGTGCATGA
- the LOC112881696 gene encoding tRNA ligase 1: MSPASSLLSPHAPRRILPLLLPLRFSSSSAAAVSAPALAMPPRRDGTKPPPRKWKPKASDASFSSSSASAAAGIAESVGKMTLAPQEPPRAGAAQLWVPRGYATSAAEGPGPGAASTSTSAAVTAEQGGAASQKLSSLFKSAPNFEVDNSTFTEAQIRATFYPKFENEKSDQETRTRMIEMVSHGLANLEVTLKHSGSLFMYAGHHGGAYAKNSFGNVYTAVGVFVLGRLFREAWGKEAPKMQAEFNDFLERNRISISMELVTAVLGDHGQRPKDDYAVVTAVTELGRGKPKFYSTPEVIAFCRKWRLPTNHVWLFSTRKSASSFFAAYDALCEEGTATPVCKALDEIADISVPGSKDHVKVQGEILEGLVARIVIRESSVQMEEVLRNFPQPPLDGVDSDLGPSLREICAANRSDEKQQIKALLDNVGASMCPDHSDWFGNSGLDAQSRNADRSVVTKFLQAHPTDYATKKLQEMIRLMKQRHFSAAFKCYWNYQKIDSLSNDNLYYKMVIHVYNDSVFRRYQQEMRKNQGLWPLYRGFFVDVNLFKATNKKAAELAKDGDALLKNISGALDSNSSAVDGLADEDSNLMVKLKFLTYKLRTFLIRNGLSTLFKDGPSAYRTYYLRQMKNWGTSPSKQKELSKMLDEWAVYIRRKYGNKPLSSSTYLSEAEPFLEQYAKRSPSNQALIGAAGNLVQTENFLAILDAERDEEGDLRVEHGAAPSSPVSTSVDVVPKTEGLIVFFPGIPGCAKSALCKEILNTPGGLGDNRPLHSLMGDLIKGKYWQKVADERKKKPARITLADKNAPNEEVWRQIEDMCGSTKAAAVPVVPDSEGTDSNPFSLDALAVFMYRVLQRVNHPGNLDKASPNAGYVLLMFYHLYHGKSRREFENELYERFGSLVKMPLLKPDRAPLPDTVKTVLDEGISLFKLHQNRHGRAEPSKGSYAKEWAQWEQRLRVTLFGNADYLNSIQVPFESAVKEVLEQLKAVAKGDLKTPDTGKRKFGNIIFAAVRLTPADIVGLLRKVSEKDTAVNTFLNETKLVDSLTKAHVTLAHKRGHGVAAVASYGVYQHQEVPVSFNALYYTDTMAALEAQLGAVNGEQIKSRNEWPHATLWTAPGVTPKEANMLPQLASEGKATRVPIEPPITVSGVLDFY; the protein is encoded by the exons ATGTCGcccgcctcctccctcctctccccgcacgCCCCCCGGCGAATCCTcccgctcctcctccccctccgcttctcctcctcctccgccgccgctgtctCCGCGCCCGCGCTCGCAATGCCTCCCCGACGCGACGGC AccaagccgccgccgcgcaaATGGAAGCCCAAGGCCAGCGACGCCTccttctcctcgtcctccgcctccgccgcggccgggATCGCCGAGTCCGTCGGGAAGATGACCCTCGCCCCGCAGGAGCcgccgcgggcgggggcggcgcagcTGTGGGTGCCGAGGGGCTACGCGACCTCCGCGGCGGAAGGCCCCGGCCCtggcgccgcctccacctcgaCATCCGCGGCGGTGACGGCGGAGCAGGGCGGTGCCGCGAGTCAGAAGCTCTCGAGCCTCTTCAAGTCCGCCCCGAACTTCGAGGTGGACAACAGCACCTTCACCGAGGCCCAGATCAGGGCCACGTTCTACCCCAAGTTCGAGAACGAGAAGTCCGATCAAGAG ACAAGAACCAGAATGATTGAGATGGTATCGCACGGCTTAGCAAACCTTGAG GTTACACTCAAGCATTCTGGGTCGCTCTTCATGTATGCTGGTCACCATGGTGGTGCATATGCAAAGAACAGctttggaaatgt ATATACTGCTGTCGGCGTTTTTGTTCTGGGGCGTTTGTTTCGTGAAGCTTGGGGAAAAGAGGCTCCTAAAATGCAAGCAGAATTCAATGATTTCCTTGAG AGAAACCGTATAAGCATTTCAATGGAACTTGTGACAGCTGTGTTAGGAGACCATGGGCAAAGGCCTAAGGATGATTATG CTGTGGTTACAGCTGTAACAGAATTGGGCCGTGGCAAGCCAAAATTCTATTCTACTCCAGAGGTTATTGCATTTTGTCGGAAATGGCGCCTACCTACGAACCATGTCTGGCTATTTTCGACAAG GAAatcggcctcttcattcttTGCTGCTTACGATGCATTATGTGAAGAAGGAACTGCAACACCTGTTTGCAAAGCCCTTGATGAaatagctgatatatcagtacCAG GGTCAAAAGATCATGTAAAGGTGCAGGGTGAGATCCTTGAAGGTCTCGTTGCCCGTATTGTGATTCGTGAAAGTTCAGTGCAAATGGAAGAAGTTTTGAGAAACTTTCCGCAGCCTCCGTTAGACGGTG TTGATTCAGATTTAGGACCAAGTTTACGAGAAATATGTGCTGCTAATAGGTCAGATGAAAAGCAG CAAATTAAAGCACTTCTGGATAATGTTGGAGCTTCAATGTGTCCAGACCATTCAGATTGGTTTGGAAATAGTGGACTTGATGCTCAGTCACGAAATGCTGATAGATCAGTTGTCACTAAATTTTTGCAAGCACATCCTACAGACTACGCAACTAAGAAACTACAG GAGATGATTCGCTTGATGAAGCAGAGGCACTTCTCAGCAGCTTTCAAATGTTACTGGAATTACCAAAAAATTGATTCTCTCTCAAATGACAACTTGTATTACAAGATGGTTATACATGTTTATAATGATTCTGTTTTTAGACGTTATCAGCAAGAGATGAG GAAAAACCAAGGGTTGTGGCCTCTATATAGAG GTTTCTTTGTTGATGTAAACCTGTTCAAGGCGACGAATAAGAAGGCAGCTGAACTTGCCAAAGATGGTGATGCTTTACTGAAAAATATCAGTGGTGCCTTGGATTCAAATTCTTCAGCTGTGGATGGTCTGGCTGATGAGGATTCCAATCTAATGGTTAAGCTAAAATTTTTGACATATAAG TTACGGACATTCTTAATTCGCAATGGTCTTTCTACCCTTTTCAAAGATGGACCGTCAGCTTATAGAACTTATTACTTAAG GCAAATGAAGAATTGGGGTACATCACCAAGCAAACAGAAAGAGCTTAGCAAAATGTTGGACGAATG GGCTGTCTACATTAGAAGGAAGTATGGGAACAAGCCACTCTCTTCCTCAACATATCTTAGTGAAGCAGAGCCTTTCCTCGAACAATACGCTAAACGCAGCCCTTCAAACCAAGCTTTGATTGGGGCTGCTGGAAACCTAGTGCAGACAGAAAATTTCTTGGCCATACTAGATGCAGAGAGAGATGAAGAGGGTGATCTTCGGGTAGAACATGGGGCAGCACCTTCTAGTCCTGTGTCAACGTCTGTTGATGTGGTTCCCAAAACAGAGGGCCTTATTGTCTTCTTTCCAG GTATACCTGGTTGTGCAAAGTCTGCTCTGTGTAAGGAAATATTAAACACACCTGGTGGCCTTGGTGATAATCGTCCTCTTCATAGTTTGATGGGAGATCTTATTAAAG GAAAATACTGGCAAAAGGTTGCGGATGAGCGAAAAAAGAAACCAGCTAGAATAACCCTTGCTGACAAAAATGCACCAAATGAAGAAGTGTGGAGGCAG ATTGAGGACATGTGTGGGTCCACAAAGGCAGCCGCTGTTCCTGTGGTTCCAGACTCTGAAG GCACTGATTCAAATCCTTTTTCTCTTGATGCtcttgctgttttcatgtaTCGTGTTCTCCAGCGGGTCAATCATCCG GGAAATCTGGACAAGGCATCGCCCAACGCGGGTTATGTTTTGCTAATGTTTTATCACCTATATCATGGCAAG AGTCGAAGAGAATTTGAAAATGAACTGTATGAGCGATTTGGCTCCCTGGTTAAGATGCCTCTCTTGAAGCCAGACAG AGCTCCACTGCCTGATACTGTGAAAACTGTGCTTGATGAGGGGATTAGCTTGTTCAAATTGCATCAGAACAGGCATGGAAG AGCGGAGCCATCAAAAGGTTCATATGCTAAAGAATGGGCGCAGTGGGAGCAAAGGTTGCGTGTGACCTTGTTTGGGAATGCTGATTACCTCAATTCCATTCAG GTTCCGTTTGAGTCTGCTGTGAAAGAAGTACTGGAACAGTTAAAGGCTGTTGCAAAAGGTGATCTCAAAACACCTGATACTGGGAAGCGGAAGTTTGGCAATATCATCTTTGCTGCTGTTAGATTAACCCCAGCTGATATAGTGGGCCTTCTCCGTAAG GTGTCAGAGAAGGACACTGCGGTCAACACTTTCCTCAACGAGACAAAACTGGTGGACAGCCTAACCAAGGCTCACGTCACCCTCGCCCACAAACGAGGCCACGGCGTGGCTGCAGTCGCGAGCTATGGTGTCTACCAGCACCAGGAGGTCCCCGTGTCGTTCAACGCCTTGTACTACACGGACACGATGGCCGCTCTGGAGGCGCAGCTCGGTGCCGTGAACGGCGAGCAGATCAAGTCCAGGAACGAGTGGCCACACGCCACCCTGTGGACGGCTCCGGGCGTCACGCCGAAGGAGGCCAACATGCTGCCGCAGCTGGCCTCGGAAGGAAAAGCGACGCGGGTGCCGATCGAGCCTCCCATCACCGTATCTGGGGTGCTGGACTTCTACTGA